One segment of Triticum aestivum cultivar Chinese Spring chromosome 2A, IWGSC CS RefSeq v2.1, whole genome shotgun sequence DNA contains the following:
- the LOC123184471 gene encoding cell division cycle protein 48 homolog, translated as MEPKKDYSTAILERKKAPNRLVVDDAEGGVAVDSSTVALSPGTMDALDLFNGDVVALRGKRRRETVCYAAKDASCPDGLARVNRVVRGNLRLRLGDLVTVVPCPGVKDAARVAISPFEDSVDGISGNLFDAYVKPYFIGAWRPVRKGDRFVVHGHMHAVEFKVVDTDPDECVIVAAGTQVFCDDASPVKREDEERLDGPGYDDVGGVRKQLAQIRELVELPLRHPKLFKTLGVKPPKGILLYGPPGTGKTLLARAIAAESGANFVVVNGPEIMSMMAGQSEDNLREVFAEAEAQAPSIIFMDEIDAIAPNREKTHGEVERRVVSQLLTLMDGLRPRAQVMVIGATNRPNSLDPALRRFGRFDKEIDIGVPDEVGRLEILRIHSKDMPLSDDVDLERIGKDTHGFVGADLAALCSEAAFQCIRQKMDVIDLEADTIDVEVLNSMSVIMDDLVHAKEVTKPSALRETGLVEVPKVSWEDVGGLEDVKRELQETVQYPVEHPEMFEFFGMEPSRGVLFYGPPGCGKTLLAKAIARECKANFISVKGPELLTMWFGESESNVRDLFDKARQSAPCVLFFDELDSIAVKRGNSVGDAGGTSDRVLNQLLTEMDGINAKKTVFVIGATNRPDIIDPALLRPGRLDQLIYIPLPDEASRLQIFKSCLRRSPLSRRVNLPDLARSTAGFSGADITEICQRACKLAVRDVIQRSSLVGKAAAMAGAEITRKHFLGAMEHARRSVSDLDVLKYEYFARKFKQGGSFEEEAPQPQVAGPPQGHLELKAAEDVDASMDEDSLY; from the exons GACGCGGAGGGCGGGGTCGCCGTCGACAGCTCGACGGTGGCGCTGAGCCCCGGCACCATGGACGCGCTCGACCTCTTCAACGGCGACGTGGTGGCGCTCCGCGGCAAGCGCCGCCGCGAGACCGTCTGCTACGCCGCCAAGGACGCGTCGTGCCCCGACGGCCTGGCGCGCGTCAACCGCGTCGTCCGCGGCAACCTGCGCCTCCGCCTCGGCGACCTCGTCACCGTCGTTCCCTGCCCCGGCGTCAAGGACGCCGCCCGCGTCGCCATCTCCCCCTTCGAGGACTCCGTCGACGGCATCAGCGGCAACCTCTTCGACGCCTACGTCAAGC CCTACTTCATTGGCGCGTGGCGGCCGGTGCGCAAGGGCGACCGGTTCGTGGTGCACGGCCACATGCACGCCGTGGAGTTCAAGGTGGTCGACACGGACCCCGACGAGTGCGTCATCGTGGCGGCCGGCACGCAGGTCTTCTGCGACGACGCCAGCCCGGTCAAGCGGGAGGACGAGGAGAGGCTCGACGGCCCGGGCTACGACGACGTCGGCGGCGTCCGCAAGCAGCTCGCGCAGATCCGGGAGCTGGTCGAGCTGCCGCTGCGCCACCCCAAGCTCTTCAAGACGCTGGGCGTGAAGCCGCCCAAGGGGATCCTGCTCTACGGCCCGCCCGGCACCGGCAAGACGCTGCTGGCGCGCGCCATCGCGGCCGAGTCGGGCGCCAACTTCGTGGTCGTCAACGGGCCGGAGATCATGTCCATGATGGCCGGCCAGAGCGAGGACAACCTGCGCGAGGTGTTCGCCGAGGCCGAGGCCCAGGCGCCGTCCATCATCTTCATGGACGAGATCGACGCCATCGCGCCCAACCGCGAGAAGACGCACGGCGAGGTGGAGCGCCGCGTCGTGTCCCAGCTGCTCACGCTCATGGACGGCCTCCGCCCGCGCGCGCAGGTCATGGTCATCGGCGCCACCAACCGCCCCAACAGCCTCGACCCCGCGCTCCGGCGCTTCGGCCGCTTCGATAAGGAGATCGACATCGGCGTGCCCGACGAGGTCGGCCGCCTCGAGATCCTCCGCATCCACTCCAAGGACATGCCCCTCTCGGACGACGTCGACCTGGAGCGCATCGGCAAGGACACGCACGGCTTCGTCGGCGCCGACCTCGCCGCGCTCTGCTCGGAGGCGGCCTTCCAGTGCATTCGCCAGAAGATGGACGTGATCGACCTCGAGGCGGACACCATCGACGTGGAGGTGCTCAACTCCATGTCGGTGATCATGGACGACCTGGTGCACGCCAAGGAGGTGACCAAGCCGTCGGCGCTGCGGGAGACGGGGCTGGTGGAGGTCCCCAAGGTGTCGTGGGAGGACGTGGGCGGCCTGGAGGACGTCAAGCGGGAGCTCCAGGAGACGGTGCAGTACCCGGTGGAGCACCCGGAGATGTTCGAGTTCTTCGGCATGGAGCCGTCGCGGGGCGTGCTCTTCTACGGCCCGCCGGGCTGCGGCAAGACGCTGCTGGCCAAGGCCATCGCCAGGGAGTGCAAGGCCAACTTCATCAGCGTCAAGGGCCCGGAGCTGCTCACCATGTGGTTCGGCGAGAGCGAGTCGAACGTCCGCGACCTGTTCGACAAGGCGCGCCAGTCGGCGCCGTGCGTCCTCTTCTTCGACGAGCTGGACTCGATCGCCGTCAAGCGCGGCAACAGcgtgggcgacgcgggcggcacgTCGGACCGGGTGCTGAACCAGCTGCTCACGGAGATGGACGGGATCAACGCCAAGAAGACGGTGTTCGTGATCGGGGCCACCAACCGGCCGGACATCATCGACCCGGCGCTGCTCCGGCCGGGGCGGCTCGACCAGCTCATCTACATCCCGCTCCCCGACGAGGCGTCGCGGCTGCAGATCTTCAAGTCGTGCCTGCGCCGGTCCCCGCTGTCCAGGCGCGTCAACCTCCCGGACCTGGCCCGCTCCACGGCAGGGTTCAGCGGCGCCGACATCACGGAGATCTGCCAGCGCGCGTGCAAGCTGGCGGTGCGCGACGTCATCCAGAGGAGCTCGCTCGTCGGCAAGGCCGCGGCCATGGCCGGCGCCGAGATCACCCGGAAGCACTTCCTGGGGGCCATGGAGCACGCGAGGCGGAGCGTCAGCGACCTGGACGTGCTCAAGTACGAGTACTTTGCTCGCAAGTTCAAGCAGGGCGGGAGCTTCGAGGAGGAGGCGCCGCAGCCGCAGGTAGCAGGCCCGCCGCAGGGGCATTTGGAGCTCAAGGCCGCGGAGGACGTCGACGCTTCCATGGACGAGGATTCGCTCTACTGA